A single genomic interval of Apteryx mantelli isolate bAptMan1 chromosome 19, bAptMan1.hap1, whole genome shotgun sequence harbors:
- the ANKRD40 gene encoding ankyrin repeat domain-containing protein 40 has translation MTSLVEERELQERLREAAALGDAEEVQRLVEFGVNLNSQNDINGWTCLHWACKRNHAQVVSYLLRSGADKEILTRRGERPVQLTSKREIRKMLGVEDDELPDLKKDSDLPIIPNYLANPPFPYVYNTMSNSIPDASVNGSVSPLEPQDSDSSSLPRVEMCTRASLPRENAASEVVGHGDRPSLPGGCTAPRCPKPVGQNGPVYQTSVSWSRSSPSPVGSKPAVPQQQNGSCTGPVPTFQPVFFTGAFPLNMQELVLKVRIQNPSLRENDFIEIELDRQELTYKQLLRVSCCELGVNPEHVEKIRKLPNTVLRKDKDVARLQDFQELELVLTVSDKNLLFRVPTLSERSGYNKKASELTY, from the exons ATGACCAGTCTGGTggaggagagggagctgcaggagagACTGCGGgaagcggcggcgctgggggacGCGGAGGAGGTGCAGCGGCTGGTGGAGTTTGGGGTGAACCTGAACTCCCAGAATGACATCAACGGCTG GACTTGCTTGCACTGGGCATGTAAAAGGAACCACGCTCAAGTGGTGTCCTACCTGCTGCGTTCGGGGGCCGACAAGGAGATTCTCACGAGGAGAGGAGAGCGGCCCGTCCAGTTAACGTCGAAGAGGGAGATTCGGAAGATGTTGGGAG tggAAGATGATGAACTCCCAGACTTAAAGAAAGATTCAGATTTGCCAATCATCCCTAATTACCTGGCCAACCCACCTTTTCCGTATGTTTATAACACCATGAGTAACAGTATTCCAGACGCCTCAGTGAATGGAAGTGTCTCGCCCTTAGAGCCGCAAGATAGCGACTCTTCTTCCTTACCTCGCGTGGAAATGTGCACACGTGCATCGTTACCGCGGGAAAACGCTGCCTCGGAGGTGGTTGGTCATGGAGACAGGCCGTCGCTGCCCGGCGGCTGTACCGCACCGCGATGCCCCAAACCCGTCGGTCAGAACGGCCCGGTTTACCAGACGTCCGTGTCCTGGAGCAGAAGTTCCCCTTCTCCCGTTGGATCAAAACCGGCTGTGCCTCAGCAGCAGAACGGCTCCTGTACCGGGCCCGTGCCAACATTTCAGCCAGTCTTCTTCACGGGAGCTTTTCCACTTAATATGCAAG AACTGGTGCTTAAAGTTAGAATACAAAACCCTAGCCTTAGAGAAAATGACTTCATTGAAATTGAACTGGACAGACAAGAACTGACCTATAAGCAACTGCTCCGAGTGAGTTGCTGTGAGCTGGGTGTTAACCCTGAACACGTAGAGAAGATCAGAAAATTGCCAAATACAGTGCTAAGAAAG GACAAAGATGTTGCAAGGCTACAGGATTTCCAAGAACTGGAGCTTGTTCTAACAGTAAGCGACAAAAACTTACTTTTCCGAGTACCAACACTTTCTGAACGGAGTGGTTATAACAAGAAAGCATCAGAACTGACATACTAA